One segment of Polyangiaceae bacterium DNA contains the following:
- a CDS encoding IgGFc-binding protein: MNTRLSRTALVALGLVAVTAYLGAACSAGGGRVTSGAGGDGGDGQGQGGSGGDGGTIFPVGAGGGGNEGPGGDPTTCAEAAMYRTYIGCDFWPTVVANNVWSVFDYAVVVANAGDQAADVTVTRGANTIATATVEPNDLAKIYLPWVQALKGPDADACGSATPLSATVREPDGAYHLVSSRPVTVYQFNALEYAAQGGPPGKNWSSCPAQQCFLDCFSYSNDASLLLPSTAMTGNYRITSQAGWPGAANIGAYFAITGTEDATNVQVKVSGKGQISAGGGVPATGPNGLATFSVNRGEVVEVVFDPSSDPAGSLVYADKPVQVISGLPCTQMPIGTQACDHIEETVLPAETLGKRYFVVPPTSPNGNVVGHVVRIYGNVNGTQLSYPGATPPNAPLSVNAGQVFDLGVVSAPFEIVGTNEFAVASFQLGAALVDPNALEQAKGDPAQSNAIAVEQFRIKYVFLAPSDYDVSYVDIIQPMGANIVLDGNAVSQSPTPISSNYGINRVKLGPGVNGAHVLTSSEAVGIQVVGYGSYTSYQYPGGMNLKTIAPPPPPPN, encoded by the coding sequence ATGAACACTCGACTTTCGCGCACTGCACTGGTCGCTTTGGGTTTGGTCGCGGTAACTGCGTACCTGGGTGCGGCTTGCTCAGCGGGCGGCGGCAGAGTTACGTCTGGCGCAGGTGGCGACGGGGGCGATGGTCAAGGCCAAGGTGGATCCGGTGGGGATGGGGGGACGATTTTCCCCGTGGGCGCGGGTGGTGGAGGCAACGAAGGTCCTGGCGGGGATCCGACGACGTGCGCCGAGGCGGCGATGTATCGCACGTACATTGGTTGTGACTTTTGGCCGACGGTGGTCGCGAACAACGTGTGGTCGGTATTCGACTATGCGGTTGTCGTGGCAAACGCTGGCGATCAAGCTGCCGACGTGACGGTGACTCGAGGGGCCAACACGATTGCCACGGCGACCGTCGAACCAAACGACTTGGCAAAGATCTACTTGCCTTGGGTGCAGGCGCTGAAAGGTCCCGATGCGGACGCGTGTGGTTCGGCGACGCCGCTTTCTGCGACGGTGCGTGAGCCCGACGGCGCGTATCACCTCGTGAGCAGCCGGCCGGTGACGGTCTATCAGTTCAACGCGCTCGAGTACGCGGCGCAGGGCGGCCCGCCGGGCAAGAACTGGAGTTCGTGCCCTGCGCAGCAATGTTTCCTCGACTGTTTCTCTTACTCGAACGATGCGTCACTGCTATTGCCAAGCACGGCGATGACGGGCAACTATCGCATTACGTCGCAAGCTGGCTGGCCGGGAGCGGCCAACATTGGAGCTTATTTTGCAATTACCGGGACCGAGGATGCGACGAACGTGCAGGTCAAGGTTTCGGGCAAGGGTCAAATCTCGGCGGGAGGAGGCGTTCCGGCGACAGGACCGAATGGGCTGGCGACGTTTTCCGTGAACAGGGGCGAGGTCGTCGAGGTGGTATTCGATCCGAGCTCGGATCCGGCCGGTTCGTTGGTATACGCCGACAAACCCGTTCAAGTCATTTCGGGATTGCCGTGCACGCAAATGCCCATTGGAACGCAGGCGTGTGACCACATCGAGGAAACCGTACTCCCTGCGGAGACGCTCGGAAAGCGATACTTCGTCGTGCCACCGACATCTCCCAATGGCAACGTGGTGGGTCATGTCGTGCGCATTTATGGCAACGTCAATGGCACGCAATTGAGCTATCCGGGGGCCACGCCGCCGAATGCACCGCTCAGCGTCAATGCGGGCCAAGTCTTCGACCTCGGCGTCGTCTCGGCACCCTTCGAGATCGTCGGCACCAACGAATTTGCGGTCGCATCGTTCCAGCTCGGCGCGGCCCTGGTCGATCCCAACGCTCTCGAGCAAGCCAAGGGTGATCCGGCGCAAAGCAATGCCATCGCGGTGGAGCAATTTCGTATCAAATACGTATTCCTGGCACCGAGCGATTACGACGTCAGCTACGTGGACATCATCCAACCGATGGGGGCGAACATCGTGCTCGACGGAAACGCCGTGTCGCAGTCGCCTACGCCCATCAGCTCGAATTACGGCATCAATCGCGTCAAGCTCGGGCCTGGCGTCAATGGCGCACACGTGCTCACGTCGAGCGAGGCCGTGGGCATTCAGGTCGTCGGGTACGGGTCGTACACGAGCTATCAATATCCCGGTGGCATGAATCTGAAAACCATCGCCCCGCCCCCTCCGCCACCCAACTGA